A single genomic interval of Acidovorax sp. 1608163 harbors:
- the argG gene encoding argininosuccinate synthase: protein MATILQNLPTGQKVGIAFSGGLDTSAALHWMKLKGAVPYAYTANLGQPDEPDYDAIPRKAMEYGAEKARLVDCRLQLAHEGIAALQAGAFHISTGGLIYFNTTPLGRAVTGTMLVAAMKEDDVNIWGDGSTFKGNDIERFYRYGLLTNPSLRIYKPWLDQLFIDELGGRAEMSAFMTKAGFGYKMSAEKAYSTDSNMLGATHEAKDLEFLNSGIRIVNPIMGVAFWKDEVEVKREEVSVRFEEGQPVALNGVEFSDPVDLILEANRIGGRHGLGMSDQIENRIIEAKSRGIYEAPGLALLHIAYERLVTGIHNEDTIEQYRMNGLKLGRLLYQGRWFDPQAIMLRETAQRWVARAVTGTVTLELRRGNDYSLLNTESPNLTYAPERLSMEKVEDAPFSPLDRIGQLTMRNLDISDTRDKLGVYSRAGLLLPGSQNDLLTLTSGQK, encoded by the coding sequence ATGGCCACCATTCTTCAAAATCTGCCGACAGGGCAAAAAGTCGGCATCGCCTTTTCAGGCGGCCTCGATACCAGTGCGGCCCTGCACTGGATGAAGCTCAAGGGCGCCGTCCCTTACGCCTACACCGCAAACCTCGGACAGCCCGATGAGCCGGACTACGACGCTATTCCTCGTAAAGCCATGGAATATGGCGCCGAAAAGGCCCGCTTGGTCGATTGCCGCTTGCAATTGGCCCATGAAGGGATTGCAGCCCTCCAGGCTGGCGCTTTCCACATCTCCACAGGCGGTCTGATTTACTTCAACACCACCCCCCTGGGCCGTGCCGTCACCGGCACCATGCTGGTGGCAGCCATGAAGGAAGACGATGTCAACATCTGGGGAGATGGCTCCACCTTCAAGGGCAATGACATTGAGCGCTTCTATCGCTATGGTCTGCTGACCAACCCGTCTCTGCGAATCTACAAGCCCTGGCTGGACCAACTGTTCATCGACGAACTGGGCGGTCGTGCTGAAATGTCCGCGTTCATGACCAAGGCTGGCTTTGGCTACAAGATGAGCGCGGAAAAGGCTTACAGCACCGACAGCAATATGCTGGGTGCCACGCATGAAGCCAAGGATCTGGAGTTCCTGAACAGCGGCATCCGCATCGTCAACCCGATCATGGGGGTTGCTTTCTGGAAAGACGAAGTCGAAGTCAAGCGCGAAGAGGTTTCGGTGCGCTTTGAAGAAGGCCAGCCCGTTGCTCTCAACGGCGTGGAATTCAGCGACCCTGTTGATCTGATTTTGGAAGCCAACCGCATCGGCGGGCGGCATGGTCTGGGCATGAGTGACCAGATCGAAAACCGCATCATTGAAGCCAAGAGCCGCGGTATCTACGAAGCCCCGGGCCTGGCACTGTTGCACATTGCCTATGAGCGCCTGGTCACAGGCATTCACAACGAAGACACCATTGAGCAATACCGCATGAACGGCCTCAAGCTAGGCCGACTGCTGTACCAAGGCCGCTGGTTTGACCCACAGGCCATCATGCTGCGTGAGACAGCCCAGCGCTGGGTGGCTCGCGCCGTCACCGGCACGGTGACGCTGGAACTGCGCCGTGGCAACGACTATTCGCTGCTCAACACCGAAAGCCCAAACCTCACCTACGCTCCAGAACGTTTGTCGATGGAAAAGGTGGAAGATGCGCCGTTCTCCCCACTCGACCGCATCGGTCAGTTGACTATGCGCAATCTGGACATTTCGGACACCCGCGACAAGCTGGGCGTTTACTCTCGAGCAGGGCTGCTGCTGCCAGGTTCGCAAAACGATCTGCTGACCCTGACTTCAGGACAAAAATAA
- a CDS encoding pyrimidine/purine nucleoside phosphorylase, translated as MTTQTIDGVTVNTQANVYFDGKCVSHGITLADGTKKSVGVVLPATLTFNTGAPEIMECVAGSCEYKLDGTDTWIPSNPGEKFSIPGNSKFDIRVTESYHYICHFG; from the coding sequence GTGTGACCGTCAACACCCAGGCCAATGTGTACTTTGACGGTAAGTGCGTGAGCCACGGCATCACCCTGGCAGATGGCACCAAAAAATCGGTGGGCGTGGTGCTGCCAGCCACGTTGACGTTCAATACCGGCGCACCAGAAATCATGGAATGCGTCGCTGGCTCCTGCGAATACAAGCTGGACGGGACGGACACTTGGATTCCATCCAATCCAGGCGAGAAATTCAGCATCCCTGGCAACTCGAAGTTTGACATCCGCGTCACCGAGTCGTACCACTACATCTGCCACTTCGGCTAA